The following proteins are encoded in a genomic region of Poecilia reticulata strain Guanapo linkage group LG11, Guppy_female_1.0+MT, whole genome shotgun sequence:
- the LOC108166686 gene encoding hepatic lectin-like has protein sequence RLKCEAGWEPHGGNCYYFNTNKSSWTDSRRFCVGQKSDLVKIDSREEQIFLLERLRVLMVDDEDMFWIGLTDVPEEGKWIWVDGSAQDKSLTFWKDGEPDNKSKDNAPSADCARMXKKIEADXLNSWFDISCNFPHKSICEKTAELSSCVCV, from the exons CGTCTGAAGTGTGAAGCAGGATGGGAGCCACATGGAGGAAACTGTTATTATTTCAACACCAATAAATCCTCCTGGACTGACAGCAGACGTTTCTGCGTTGGTCAGAAATCAGACCTGGTGAAGATcgacagcagagaggagcag ATATTCCTGTTAGAAAGACTGAGAGTCTTGATGGTGGACGATGAGGACATGTTCTGGATCGGACTCACAGATGTACCGGAAGAAGGAAAATGGATCTGGGTGGACGGATCAGCTCAGGATAAAAG TTTGACGTTCTGGAAGGATGGAGAACCCGACAACAAAAGTAAAGATAATGCACCCTCAGCTGACTGTGCGAGRATGARGAAGAAAATAGAAGCTGATGRTCTGAATTCCTGGTTTGATATTTCCTGTAATTTTCCTCACAAAAGTATCTGTgagaaaacagctgaactgaGTTCATGTGTTTGCGTCTGA